The proteins below come from a single Mytilus edulis chromosome 5, xbMytEdul2.2, whole genome shotgun sequence genomic window:
- the LOC139525264 gene encoding calcium-responsive transcription factor-like translates to MEKSRSSYEVLCTNSLPEVEQAIKDHEIATCTRFCSYKKEKLFGKETEIDISKLRCDIRFNDAQANTQPYIPGDGVPFIIIGKKLLQCHQGKDRNKKKKEKYKQLKDTQSKNDHAFVKRKRRIQGSKKKDCDAKIRLRHIIKFPDYKINVDASRHEKDITSSALKSAMKNNKKIVSEHHYYIMFPNHNEHSNHFMGEAANLIQPIDKDLSGYIEEMVMHHNITSPTVMQLLLEIYLTQTLFKDKNIPSKLNKRFWPSRRDIKNHIGRCMMKIRNTNIDQAVVEQLVAKWRKENPSDNFFLRTKKIEEATIGKFTLLHE, encoded by the exons ATGGAGAAAAGCAG ATCATCTTATGAAGTCCTTTGTACAAATTCATTGCCTGAAGTAGAGCAAGCCATTAAAGACCATGAGATTGCTACTTGTACTAGGTTTTGTAGCTACAAGAAGGAGAAATTATTTGGCAAGGAAACAGAGATTG ACATATCAAAGTTAAGATGTGACATCAGATTTAATGATGCTCAAGCTAACACTCAACCCTATATTCCTGGGGATGGTGTCCCCTTTATTATTATTGGGAAAAAACTTCTACAGTGTCATCAAGGAAAAGAcagaaataagaagaaaaaagaaaaatataaacagttaaaaGATACACAGTCAAAG aATGACCATGCCTTCGTGAAAAGGAAAAGAAGAATACAGGGAAGTAAAAAGAAGGACTGTGATGCAAAAATAAGACTGCGCCACATCATTAAATTTCCAGATTATAAG ATAAATGTTGATGCAAGCAGACATGAAAAAGACATTACAAGTAGTGCGCTTAAGAGTGCCATGAAGAACAACAAAAAGATAGTATCAGAACATCATTACTACATCATGTTTCCAAATCATAATGAGCATAGCAACCATTTCATGGGAgaa GCAGCAAATTTGATTCAGCCAATTGATAAAGACTTGTCAGGCTACATTGAAGAGATGGTGATGCATCACAATATAACCAGTCCTACAGTGATGCAATTACTCTTAGAAATTTATCTaacacaaactttattcaaaGACAAGAACATcccatcaaaattgaataaaaggTTTTGGCCCTCCCGTAGAGATATAAAAAATCACATTGGCAGGTGCATGATGAAGATAAGAAACACCAATATTGATCAG gCAGTGGTTGAACAGCTTGTGGCAAAGTGGAGAAAGGAAAATCCAAGTGATAATTTTTTCTTAAGAACAAAGAAAATAGAGGAAGCAACTATTGGTAAGTTTACATTACTgcatgaataa